One window of Quercus robur chromosome 5, dhQueRobu3.1, whole genome shotgun sequence genomic DNA carries:
- the LOC126727196 gene encoding peroxidase 27-like yields MSTSKLFSSFFLCFMFVLFVLDPANAQGLKVGFYAKTCPEAEFIVKKVITQTMSVAPSLAGPLLRMHFHDCFVRGCDGSVLLNSSTKQAEKDAVPNLSLRGFQIIDNVKSALEKACPGVVSCADIVALVARDVVAASKGPSWEVETGRRDGRISNLIEALLNLIPPFANITILKNDFLQKGLSVKDLVVLSGGHTIGTSHCSSFTNRLYNFTGKGIVGDADPTLDPNYVLRLKSRCKPNDVTTLVEMDPGSFKTFDEDYYTLVAKRRGLFQSDSALLNDPETKAYVKLQASTHGSTFFKDFGVSMVNMGRIGVLTGNAGEIRKQCSRVN; encoded by the exons ATGTCTACGTCAAagcttttctcttctttctttctctgtttcATGTTTGTTCTTTTTGTCCTAGACCCCGCAAATGCACAGGGACTAAAAGTTGGGTTTTATGCAAAGACGTGCCCAGAAGCCGAGTTCATAGTTAAAAAGGTTATAACTCAAACTATGTCAGTAGCACCTTCACTTGCTGGCCCTTTGCTGAGAATGCACTTCCACGATTGCTTCGTTAGG GGTTGTGATGGCTCTGTGCTTTTGAATTCTTCAACAAAACAAGCTGAAAAAGACGCAGTTCCGAATCTTAGCCTTCGGGGATTTCAAATTATCGATAATGTCAAGTCTGCACTTGAAAAAGCGTGTCCTGGTGTAGTTTCATGTGCAGACATCGTGGCTTTAGTAGCTAGGGATGTGGTTGCCGCG AGTAAGGGACCATCCTGGGAAGTTGAAACTGGAAGAAGAGATGGAAGAATCTCAAACTTGATAGAGGCCCTGCTAAATCTAATTCCGCCGTTTGCTAACATTACTATATTGAAAAATGATTTCCTACAAAAGGGTCTAAGTGTAAAAGACCTAGTAGTGTTGTCAG GTGGACACACAATTGGGACTTCTCACTGCTCTTCCTTCACTAACCGTCTTTACAACTTCACCGGAAAGGGCATCGTGGGCGATGCCGATCCTACATTGGATCCCAACTATGTTTTAAGATTGAAGAGCAGATGCAAGCCAAACGATGTGACTACACTGGTAGAAATGGATCCAGGAAGCTTCAAGACATTTGATGAAGATTACTACACTCTTGTGGCTAAGAGAAGGGGTCTCTTCCAATCAGATTCAGCTCTTCTTAATGATCCTGAGACGAAAGCGTATGTCAAACTTCAAGCCTCTACTCATGGATCTACTTTCTTTAAAGACTTTGGAGTATCAATGGTGAATATGGGTCGGATTGGAGTTCTCACAGGAAATGCTGGTGAAATCAGGAAACAATGCAGCAGGGTTAACTAA